A genomic stretch from Longimicrobium terrae includes:
- a CDS encoding outer membrane beta-barrel protein — MKRTLFGTTVALALLALPAAGRAQTGWSLGANLAGASFSGGTGPRGGLGGGVTVEYGLTERLGVYLAGQHNGSVGTVDDQQYGVLTSGTTQGDLGLRYRLGRSTSSFRPYVSLAASAISLHESAPVSGENSFSSTTYGLAGTLGVGVQHAISRHTALDLGLQRTIGGLTRIKADGEDRKLWSDRGFGASRLRVGITWRP, encoded by the coding sequence ATGAAGCGTACTCTGTTTGGCACCACGGTCGCGCTCGCGCTCCTTGCCCTGCCCGCGGCGGGGCGGGCGCAGACGGGATGGAGTCTGGGCGCGAACCTGGCCGGCGCATCGTTCAGCGGGGGCACCGGGCCCCGCGGCGGTCTGGGCGGCGGCGTGACGGTGGAGTACGGCCTTACCGAGCGCCTGGGCGTGTACCTGGCCGGGCAGCACAACGGCAGCGTCGGCACGGTAGACGACCAGCAGTACGGGGTTCTCACCTCCGGCACCACGCAGGGAGACCTGGGCCTCCGCTACCGCCTGGGCCGGTCGACCTCGTCGTTCCGCCCGTACGTGAGCCTGGCCGCCAGCGCCATTTCCCTGCACGAGAGTGCGCCCGTCAGCGGCGAAAACTCGTTCAGTTCCACCACGTACGGCTTGGCCGGCACGCTGGGCGTCGGCGTGCAGCACGCAATCTCCCGCCACACCGCGCTGGACCTGGGGCTGCAGCGCACCATCGGCGGATTGACGCGCATCAAGGCGGACGGAGAAGACCGCAAACTGTGGTCGGACCGCGGCTTTGGCGCATCGAGGCTGCGGGTGGGCATCACCTGGCGCCCGTAG
- a CDS encoding CHAT domain-containing protein: MRKTKVLFFSADPILARPGGAPLEIAEEMHRIETQVRKARHAHRLHFEAHGAARADDFLDFLEHADARIVHFSGHGGKQGLRFVHADGLHPHNVDAEALAKVFRQYKGPVRLVVVAACSSHDVAQAIANIVGCAIGTTSKISDDAAIIFNSRFYQSIANGDSVRRAFDKGLTALQVHGILESEYPKILLGEKKDAADLVLVKTLPRVRPRVVAFASAAALACAVTTARLVREPPVPLELTASDIACGSVSATDVKTHAPGQGAMSLASAALGGPAKDVADGKALYHDRNYTAAAEAFARGVAAKDGEAMGCLGYMYLNGRGVDSQPGIGFGLVHDGAVKERNPHAMYVLANAYLAGQGTDRREHLAREWFQKAALLHHAESMRSLGHLAARRMTEDGYRDALAWYGRAREAGSIEAMVDLGAMYQFGQAVPRDPSLALQWYRAAAAAGSRRGMLAVGRSHQDGVGTVQDYGMAMAWYRKAAELGSAEAMNSIGALYDGGLGVPENHRKAAAWYRRAGQAGSVIARGNLARLESD; the protein is encoded by the coding sequence ATGCGAAAGACCAAAGTCCTGTTCTTTTCGGCGGACCCCATCCTCGCCCGGCCCGGCGGCGCGCCTTTGGAGATCGCCGAGGAGATGCACCGGATCGAGACACAGGTCAGAAAGGCGCGCCATGCACATCGCCTCCATTTTGAGGCGCACGGTGCCGCGCGGGCGGACGACTTTCTGGATTTCCTGGAACATGCGGACGCGCGCATCGTGCATTTCAGCGGGCACGGCGGGAAGCAGGGCCTCAGGTTCGTGCACGCGGACGGGCTCCATCCTCACAACGTGGATGCAGAGGCGCTCGCGAAGGTTTTCAGGCAGTACAAAGGCCCGGTGCGGCTGGTAGTCGTCGCCGCGTGCTCCAGTCACGATGTCGCGCAGGCCATCGCGAACATCGTGGGATGCGCCATCGGTACCACGAGCAAGATCAGCGACGACGCCGCCATCATCTTCAACAGCCGGTTCTATCAGTCGATCGCGAACGGCGACTCGGTTCGCAGGGCGTTCGACAAGGGGCTGACGGCATTGCAGGTACACGGGATACTGGAGTCCGAATACCCGAAGATTCTGCTGGGTGAGAAGAAAGACGCCGCCGATCTTGTCCTGGTAAAAACGCTTCCGCGGGTCCGTCCCCGCGTTGTCGCCTTTGCATCCGCCGCCGCCCTCGCCTGCGCAGTCACGACGGCGCGGCTGGTCCGGGAGCCGCCCGTCCCGCTGGAGCTTACTGCCTCCGACATTGCCTGCGGATCGGTTTCCGCCACGGACGTCAAGACGCACGCACCCGGTCAGGGCGCGATGTCGCTGGCATCCGCCGCTCTCGGGGGACCCGCAAAGGACGTGGCGGACGGCAAGGCACTGTACCACGACCGGAACTACACGGCCGCGGCCGAGGCATTCGCGCGTGGCGTGGCCGCGAAAGACGGCGAGGCCATGGGGTGCCTGGGCTACATGTACCTCAACGGCCGCGGCGTGGATTCGCAGCCCGGGATCGGATTCGGGCTGGTGCACGACGGTGCGGTGAAGGAGCGCAACCCGCACGCGATGTACGTGCTGGCCAACGCGTATCTCGCCGGTCAGGGCACCGACCGGCGAGAGCACCTGGCCAGGGAATGGTTCCAAAAAGCCGCCTTGCTGCACCACGCGGAGTCCATGCGCAGCCTGGGCCACCTCGCCGCGCGGCGGATGACGGAAGACGGTTACCGCGACGCGCTGGCGTGGTACGGCAGGGCCCGCGAAGCTGGCTCCATCGAGGCCATGGTCGATCTGGGAGCGATGTACCAGTTCGGGCAGGCCGTGCCGCGGGACCCGTCGCTCGCGCTCCAATGGTACCGCGCAGCCGCGGCCGCGGGATCACGGCGCGGGATGCTGGCGGTAGGCCGGAGCCACCAGGACGGCGTGGGCACCGTCCAGGACTACGGGATGGCGATGGCGTGGTATCGCAAAGCAGCCGAACTCGGCTCCGCCGAGGCCATGAACAGCATCGGCGCCCTGTACGACGGCGGCCTGGGGGTTCCGGAGAACCACCGGAAAGCCGCGGCCTGGTACCGGCGCGCCGGCCAGGCCGGTTCCGTGATCGCCCGGGGCAACCTCGCCCGGCTCGAGAGCGACTGA
- a CDS encoding PDZ domain-containing protein codes for MKLRTLVLPLLAAMLAFPAAARAQNDSTPSRRPGMLGFTFDVRTRQTSDAPAQHTIRVTDVLAGSAAARAGMREGDLIVQVNGAPVADVPQASPLLQVNEGDAVRIRVRRVDGEHELRMVAGARPASQLAGMAPSERRRVIIREGVPGAPGAPMRERRRVIVRGADSLTGTHDDEVREIIIERDSLVRRGERRRLEVTVDSVRGRRGELRRTIVIDGDTVPHARMHPSVERRVVVINGDTVRDGEGFTMTVDTLSFPVQWLASRMDSLIRVVQTDSFIASRLDSLTVVLRDSLPRLLQFGPTQQALRELPDMQRQIIRLGEQTSMINVGPSARAFFMDAGRAAAAGAQLAEMNEGLSRYFGGTSEGVLVLEVSPGSPARRAGLEAGDIIVGVEGGVVQRPEDVRAALTRDEDGSMMLNVVRQGRRREITLQWDPQRDWVRVLAPSTVELDMASPHAPPSPPRP; via the coding sequence ATGAAGCTGCGTACCCTGGTTCTTCCACTGCTGGCCGCGATGCTTGCCTTTCCCGCCGCCGCGCGGGCGCAGAACGATTCCACCCCATCCCGCAGGCCGGGGATGCTGGGCTTTACCTTTGATGTCCGGACGCGGCAGACGTCGGACGCGCCCGCGCAGCACACGATCCGCGTGACCGACGTGCTGGCCGGCTCCGCGGCGGCCCGCGCGGGAATGCGGGAGGGCGACCTGATCGTGCAGGTGAACGGCGCGCCGGTCGCCGACGTGCCGCAGGCTTCCCCCCTGCTGCAGGTGAACGAGGGCGACGCGGTGCGCATCCGCGTGCGCCGCGTGGACGGCGAGCACGAGCTGCGGATGGTGGCCGGCGCGCGGCCCGCGTCGCAGCTGGCGGGGATGGCTCCGTCGGAGCGCCGCCGCGTCATCATCCGCGAGGGCGTGCCCGGGGCGCCCGGCGCGCCGATGCGGGAACGCCGCCGCGTGATCGTGCGGGGCGCGGATTCCCTGACCGGCACGCATGACGACGAAGTGCGCGAGATCATCATCGAACGCGATTCCCTGGTGCGCCGCGGGGAGCGCCGTCGTCTGGAGGTCACGGTCGACAGCGTGCGCGGGCGGCGGGGCGAGCTCCGCCGGACGATCGTCATCGACGGCGACACGGTGCCGCATGCACGCATGCACCCGTCCGTGGAACGCCGCGTGGTGGTCATCAACGGGGATACCGTGCGGGACGGCGAAGGCTTTACGATGACGGTGGATACGCTCAGCTTTCCGGTGCAGTGGCTGGCGTCGCGGATGGACAGCCTGATCCGCGTGGTGCAGACGGACTCGTTCATTGCGTCGCGGCTGGATTCACTCACCGTGGTGCTGCGCGACAGCCTGCCCCGGCTGCTGCAGTTCGGGCCGACCCAGCAGGCGTTGCGGGAACTGCCCGACATGCAGCGCCAGATCATCCGCCTGGGCGAGCAGACCAGCATGATCAACGTGGGGCCCTCCGCGCGGGCGTTCTTCATGGACGCGGGGCGGGCGGCGGCGGCCGGCGCCCAGCTGGCGGAGATGAACGAGGGCCTCAGCCGCTACTTTGGCGGAACGAGCGAGGGCGTGCTGGTGCTGGAGGTGTCGCCGGGGAGCCCGGCGCGCCGCGCGGGGCTGGAAGCGGGCGACATCATCGTGGGCGTGGAGGGCGGGGTGGTGCAGCGTCCCGAGGACGTGCGCGCCGCGCTCACCCGCGACGAAGACGGCAGCATGATGCTGAACGTGGTGCGCCAGGGCCGCCGCCGCGAGATCACGCTGCAGTGGGACCCCCAGCGTGACTGGGTGCGCGTCCTTGCCCCGTCGACGGTGGAACTCGACATGGCCTCTCCCCACGCCCCGCCCTCGCCGCCGCGGCCCTGA
- a CDS encoding VOC family protein, producing MKYAHTNVVARDWERLAAFYEQVFECVRVPPVRSQSGAWLEAGTGVPGARLNGVHLRLPGFGDAGPTLEVYSYSSMEPNPPQVANRTGFGHIAFEVDDVAAVLAEVVLHGGAEVGRITEAVVPGKGRITFVYAADPEGNLIELQRWELDRTA from the coding sequence ATGAAGTACGCGCATACCAACGTGGTGGCCCGCGACTGGGAGCGGCTGGCCGCCTTTTACGAGCAGGTGTTTGAATGCGTGCGGGTGCCGCCGGTGCGCTCGCAATCCGGGGCGTGGCTGGAAGCGGGCACCGGAGTGCCCGGGGCGCGGCTGAACGGCGTGCATCTGCGCCTTCCGGGATTCGGTGACGCGGGGCCGACGCTGGAGGTGTACTCGTATTCGTCGATGGAGCCGAATCCGCCGCAGGTGGCCAACCGCACCGGCTTCGGCCACATCGCGTTTGAGGTGGATGACGTTGCCGCCGTGCTCGCCGAGGTCGTGCTTCACGGCGGGGCGGAGGTCGGGCGCATCACCGAAGCCGTCGTGCCGGGGAAGGGTCGGATCACCTTCGTGTACGCGGCGGATCCGGAGGGCAATCTCATCGAACTGCAGCGGTGGGAACTGGATCGCACCGCCTGA
- a CDS encoding prohibitin family protein yields the protein MDAIKMPGSKRPSSSSVGAGVGRMFRGMAWGWVAVALILLISIPQAFTYVNPGHVGIVIHKLRGGVDPKPMSAGMHLRNPFTTGIEEYPVYMQTLVLARANTNNSNDEINVNSMEGQPVSMDVSLSFELEPARAPLLYQTFRTDIETIQHSYLKQAIRQALQEVVGSEEIAAILGPKKAQTVMQAQGLLSQRLAPYGFVVKQFTINEIRAPGAVMDAINAKNVMQQQALTAQNELQKNMYQAQGDSIKAAGRAKAILAEAQAQAEANRLLSQSITGTLVQYEMTKRWDGKMPQVSGSAMPMIQLPMQQR from the coding sequence ATGGACGCCATCAAGATGCCCGGTTCCAAACGCCCGTCGTCGTCATCGGTCGGTGCCGGCGTGGGCCGCATGTTCCGCGGAATGGCCTGGGGGTGGGTCGCCGTCGCGCTCATCCTTCTCATCAGCATCCCGCAGGCGTTTACCTACGTGAACCCCGGGCACGTGGGAATCGTGATTCACAAGCTGCGGGGCGGCGTGGATCCCAAGCCGATGAGCGCCGGAATGCACCTGCGAAACCCGTTCACCACGGGGATCGAGGAGTATCCCGTCTACATGCAGACGCTGGTGCTGGCGCGCGCCAACACCAACAACAGCAACGACGAGATCAACGTCAACAGCATGGAGGGCCAGCCGGTTTCCATGGACGTGTCGCTCTCGTTCGAGCTGGAGCCCGCGCGGGCGCCGCTGCTGTACCAGACGTTCCGCACGGACATCGAAACGATCCAGCACAGCTACCTGAAGCAGGCGATTCGCCAGGCGCTGCAGGAGGTGGTGGGGAGCGAGGAGATCGCGGCCATCCTGGGCCCCAAGAAGGCGCAGACGGTGATGCAGGCGCAGGGGCTGCTGAGCCAGCGGCTGGCTCCGTACGGATTCGTGGTCAAGCAGTTCACCATCAACGAAATCCGCGCGCCGGGCGCCGTCATGGACGCCATCAACGCCAAGAACGTGATGCAGCAGCAGGCGCTGACGGCCCAGAACGAGCTGCAGAAGAACATGTACCAGGCGCAGGGCGACAGCATCAAGGCGGCCGGCCGCGCCAAGGCGATTCTGGCCGAGGCGCAGGCCCAGGCCGAGGCCAACCGCCTGCTTTCGCAGAGCATCACCGGCACGCTGGTGCAGTACGAGATGACCAAGCGCTGGGACGGCAAGATGCCCCAGGTGAGCGGCAGCGCCATGCCCATGATTCAGCTTCCCATGCAGCAGCGGTAA
- a CDS encoding outer membrane beta-barrel protein encodes MNKKLIFSVLVAGTALTSTGLSAQVSKNAGLLLNAHVLGSGLTIEDEDAEGGVGAGITAGYGFNENLSIYLTVDGAKMKYDEGSDPTGEETYTLAQADLGLRYTFGSTANSLRPYLNAAVSGVSRSDEFDDTDFTLTGPAGTFGAGLQYFFSPSLALDTNLQVSLGKFNKYTVDGDDVDFDDDGEPSLTGSRLQVGLSWHP; translated from the coding sequence GTGAACAAGAAGCTGATCTTTTCGGTGCTGGTGGCGGGCACTGCCCTGACCTCGACCGGCCTTAGCGCGCAGGTTTCCAAGAACGCCGGCCTGCTGCTCAACGCGCACGTGCTCGGCAGCGGCCTCACGATCGAGGACGAAGATGCCGAGGGCGGCGTGGGCGCCGGCATCACGGCGGGCTACGGCTTCAACGAGAATCTGTCGATCTACCTGACGGTCGACGGCGCCAAGATGAAGTACGACGAGGGCAGCGACCCGACCGGCGAAGAAACCTACACGCTGGCGCAGGCCGACCTTGGGCTGCGCTATACCTTCGGCAGCACCGCCAACTCGCTGCGCCCGTACCTGAACGCGGCCGTCAGCGGCGTCAGCCGCTCGGACGAGTTTGACGACACCGATTTCACGCTCACCGGCCCCGCGGGCACCTTCGGCGCCGGCCTGCAGTACTTCTTCAGCCCGAGCCTGGCGCTGGACACCAACCTGCAGGTGAGCCTGGGCAAGTTCAACAAGTACACGGTGGACGGTGACGACGTCGACTTCGACGACGACGGGGAGCCGAGCCTCACCGGTTCGCGCCTGCAGGTGGGCCTGAGCTGGCATCCGTAA
- a CDS encoding M23 family metallopeptidase, producing the protein MSAFPSSTRRPWRPSPLVVAVAAAAVLGIGAAALPAEPREAEQELATLPPMHAIPVTTDTLLIGGFARGTFGEALRVIASDLTDAEREMVGRHLDKIFVPILQDGALKTGGRLKVAYERTRRPDGTTRSIQVLAAQAAVGGGLHTVYLVDQAEQPGYYGDAGESLDPQTWAGPLPTLRVTSPFRMNRMHPLLGRVLPHTGTDYAAAYGTPVHATADGSVSYAAPRGGYGNLIEIQHPNGYATRYAHLSAVSVRPWQPVRQGDVIGYTGMSGLATGPHLHYEVRRKGQPVDPAMAMAYAAAPARVAPRADFNPAYRAERQTLARLLAHAPTVIRRR; encoded by the coding sequence ATGAGCGCATTTCCCAGCAGCACGCGGCGGCCCTGGCGGCCGTCTCCGCTCGTCGTTGCCGTCGCGGCGGCGGCGGTGCTGGGCATTGGTGCCGCCGCGCTCCCCGCCGAGCCGCGCGAAGCCGAGCAGGAACTGGCCACGCTGCCGCCCATGCACGCGATTCCCGTCACCACGGATACGCTGCTCATCGGCGGATTCGCGCGCGGCACCTTCGGCGAGGCGCTGCGGGTCATCGCCAGCGACCTGACGGACGCGGAACGCGAGATGGTGGGGCGGCACCTGGACAAGATCTTCGTCCCCATCCTCCAGGACGGCGCGCTCAAGACGGGCGGGCGGCTCAAGGTGGCGTATGAGCGCACGCGGCGGCCGGACGGCACCACGCGCTCCATCCAGGTGCTGGCTGCGCAGGCGGCCGTGGGCGGTGGGCTGCACACCGTCTACCTCGTGGATCAGGCCGAGCAGCCCGGCTACTACGGCGACGCGGGGGAGTCGCTGGACCCGCAGACCTGGGCCGGCCCGCTTCCCACGTTGCGCGTCACTTCGCCCTTTCGCATGAACCGCATGCACCCGCTGCTGGGGCGCGTGCTGCCGCACACGGGAACGGACTACGCCGCGGCGTACGGCACCCCGGTTCACGCCACGGCGGATGGAAGTGTTTCCTACGCCGCCCCGCGCGGCGGGTACGGCAACCTGATCGAGATCCAGCACCCCAACGGGTACGCCACCCGCTACGCCCACCTTTCCGCCGTCTCCGTGCGGCCGTGGCAGCCGGTGCGGCAGGGCGACGTCATCGGGTATACGGGGATGTCGGGGCTGGCGACGGGGCCGCACCTGCACTACGAAGTGCGTCGCAAGGGCCAGCCGGTCGATCCCGCGATGGCGATGGCCTACGCCGCCGCGCCCGCCCGCGTGGCGCCCCGCGCGGACTTCAACCCCGCCTATCGCGCGGAGCGGCAGACGCTCGCGCGGCTGCTGGCCCACGCCCCCACCGTCATCCGCCGCCGCTGA
- a CDS encoding RNA polymerase sigma factor, which produces MDDTDNHLIHQARQGDGGAVRALYERHAQRVYAVVKRLAGHDDALAEDWAQEAWVRAIRALPTFRGDARFTTWLHRIAVNSALHGRRTRMRKAGRETVMMDDTFSVRAVADTSVLKIRLERAMEQLPEGMRKVLVLHDVEGYTHEEIGEMLGVTAGTCKSQLFKARARMRRLLAPRPAADEPAEEEMAACAT; this is translated from the coding sequence ATGGACGATACCGACAACCACCTGATCCACCAGGCCCGTCAGGGCGACGGCGGCGCCGTGCGCGCGCTGTACGAACGGCACGCCCAGCGGGTGTATGCCGTCGTAAAGCGGCTGGCCGGCCACGACGACGCCCTGGCCGAAGACTGGGCGCAGGAAGCCTGGGTGCGCGCCATCCGCGCGCTTCCCACCTTTCGCGGCGATGCACGCTTCACCACGTGGCTGCACCGCATCGCGGTGAACAGCGCGCTGCACGGCCGCCGCACCCGCATGCGCAAGGCGGGGCGCGAGACGGTGATGATGGACGACACGTTCTCCGTTCGCGCGGTGGCGGATACGTCCGTGCTCAAGATCCGTCTGGAGCGCGCGATGGAGCAGCTGCCCGAAGGGATGAGAAAGGTGCTGGTCCTGCACGACGTGGAGGGCTACACCCACGAGGAAATCGGCGAGATGCTGGGCGTAACGGCCGGCACCTGCAAGAGCCAGCTCTTCAAGGCCCGCGCGCGCATGCGCAGGCTGCTGGCTCCGCGGCCCGCCGCAGATGAACCCGCGGAGGAGGAGATGGCCGCATGCGCCACCTGA
- a CDS encoding Y-family DNA polymerase, producing MSEPRILLADCDSYFVRCAMLADPEGAGRSELVIVGGSPTGRGVVTSASYAARAFGVHAGMPMATAVRLCPGAVFAPVPGEVVRGKHVEVRAVLDDFSPVVEAASVDEFYLDLTGTELMYHGEPLEQTALRIQREVMERTGISISIGGATGRTLAKIAASVNKPFGVCIVPPGGEAEFMARFPVSDIPGVGPALAESLRRRGVTMVRDLAVQDLATVVSWVGDSRGPWLHRLARGEDGGRVSRRGPQKSVSHERTFPMDISDREELETRLLMLAVETGASLRAEGLRARTVTVRVRYADFTDRSASRTAPEPIESDRAIYAVARELFRELLARRAGGIRLLGVGVSKLGPEQEAEPELFADVEGSGETERDRRLAEASDKLRGKYGRGTLVPARIANRDPKDRHRGRGDSEAES from the coding sequence TTGAGCGAACCGCGCATTCTGCTGGCCGACTGCGACTCGTACTTCGTGCGCTGCGCCATGTTGGCGGACCCGGAGGGCGCGGGCCGCTCGGAGCTGGTGATCGTGGGCGGCAGCCCCACGGGGCGCGGCGTGGTGACCAGCGCCTCGTACGCGGCGCGCGCGTTCGGCGTGCACGCGGGCATGCCCATGGCCACCGCCGTGCGCCTGTGCCCGGGCGCCGTCTTCGCCCCCGTCCCCGGCGAGGTCGTGCGCGGCAAGCACGTGGAGGTGCGGGCGGTGCTGGACGACTTCAGCCCCGTGGTGGAGGCGGCCAGCGTGGACGAGTTCTACCTGGACCTCACCGGGACGGAGCTGATGTACCACGGCGAGCCGCTGGAGCAGACCGCGCTGCGCATTCAGCGCGAGGTGATGGAGCGCACGGGCATCAGCATCAGCATCGGCGGGGCGACGGGGCGCACGCTGGCCAAGATCGCCGCGTCGGTGAACAAGCCGTTCGGCGTGTGCATCGTGCCGCCGGGAGGCGAGGCGGAGTTCATGGCGCGCTTTCCCGTGTCCGACATCCCCGGCGTGGGGCCCGCGCTCGCCGAGTCGCTGCGGCGGCGCGGCGTGACCATGGTGCGCGACCTGGCCGTGCAGGACCTGGCGACGGTGGTCTCCTGGGTGGGCGATTCGCGCGGGCCGTGGCTGCACCGCCTGGCGCGCGGCGAGGACGGCGGACGGGTGTCGCGCCGGGGGCCGCAGAAGTCCGTGTCGCACGAGCGCACGTTTCCCATGGACATCAGCGACCGCGAAGAGCTGGAAACGCGGCTGCTGATGCTGGCCGTGGAAACGGGCGCCTCGCTGCGCGCGGAAGGGCTGCGGGCACGCACCGTGACCGTGCGCGTGCGCTACGCCGACTTCACCGACCGCAGTGCCAGCCGCACCGCGCCGGAGCCGATTGAAAGCGACCGCGCGATCTACGCCGTGGCTCGGGAGCTGTTCCGCGAACTGCTGGCGCGGCGCGCGGGGGGAATCCGGCTGCTGGGCGTGGGCGTCAGCAAGCTGGGGCCGGAGCAGGAAGCGGAGCCGGAGCTTTTCGCCGACGTGGAAGGGAGCGGCGAAACGGAGCGCGACCGGCGGCTGGCGGAAGCGTCGGACAAGCTGCGCGGAAAGTACGGGCGCGGCACGCTGGTGCCAGCGCGCATCGCCAACCGCGACCCCAAGGACCGGCACCGCGGCCGAGGCGACTCCGAAGCCGAGTCCTGA
- a CDS encoding PAS domain-containing protein → MTDTLAPAHFLNARLDAAFGDPADPMALLDARAAEFLAGQQSIVWECDAATFVFSHVSQSAKEILGYPASRWTDEPTFWADVVLHDDDREASVTFCVAETQCDRDHDFEYRARAIDGRIVRLRDYVRVIPATGDAPKRLRGIMLVID, encoded by the coding sequence ATGACCGATACGCTTGCCCCCGCGCACTTTCTGAACGCCCGTCTGGACGCCGCATTTGGCGATCCCGCCGATCCCATGGCGCTGCTGGACGCTCGCGCCGCGGAGTTTCTGGCCGGTCAGCAGTCGATCGTGTGGGAGTGCGACGCGGCCACCTTTGTCTTTTCGCACGTGAGCCAGTCGGCGAAGGAGATTCTGGGCTACCCCGCGTCCCGGTGGACGGACGAGCCGACCTTCTGGGCCGATGTGGTGCTGCATGACGACGACCGCGAGGCGTCGGTGACGTTCTGCGTGGCCGAGACGCAGTGCGACCGCGACCACGACTTCGAGTACCGGGCGCGCGCCATCGACGGCCGCATCGTGCGGCTGCGCGACTACGTGCGCGTGATTCCCGCGACGGGGGATGCGCCCAAGCGGCTGCGCGGCATCATGCTCGTGATCGACTGA